Proteins encoded within one genomic window of Granulicella pectinivorans:
- a CDS encoding metallopeptidase TldD-related protein: MPMVKLAVAFTLALNLGAFAAHVPAPRAAATAVNDPMLQAMKAELEREQAGLVLPGMQRPFFIEYRLDDIRTYEAIANYGALTREEEQHQRVVRVTVRIGSYDSDSSSSRGDGSLQLAPQDNDPAALRYALWTATDEAYKNALRAYSTKQATLKRFEQQRTEQDFAPAKAVTAIEPLVPLEIDRAEWKKRLIEASGLFLEQPGAAHIDYSTANVRGIAVNRFLVNTEGTVLRHGYAGYTDAISVGTQAPDGMRLSRDNGSTAAKASELESAAAFKKRVLDDLKSLEELRNAPVVSSEDYHGPVLFSGDASADVMNRLFVPNIEADRPELGTTARTQGAYTSSYRSRVLPEILSVTDDPTEKTFAGQTLLGSYTTDDEGVPAEAVDVVIHGKLTNYLIGRTPVRDFASSNGHGRAAPGQAAHARSAVITFKPTQAVPAAEMHARLLAMAREQGRDVYEVETLAGELAPRLLYLVHAKDGSKELVRGAVFDELDNRSLRSDIVAAGDDPFVAQTLGAVPQTTITPSLLFGDIGVKRATEEQQKLPYYPPPVVK, from the coding sequence ATGCCCATGGTCAAACTTGCTGTCGCCTTTACCCTCGCGCTCAACCTTGGCGCTTTTGCCGCTCACGTCCCTGCCCCGAGGGCCGCTGCAACGGCGGTGAACGATCCGATGCTGCAGGCCATGAAGGCTGAGCTGGAACGCGAGCAGGCCGGTCTGGTGCTGCCGGGGATGCAGAGGCCTTTCTTTATCGAGTATCGACTCGACGACATTCGGACGTACGAGGCGATTGCCAACTATGGCGCGCTGACGCGGGAAGAGGAGCAGCACCAGAGGGTGGTGCGGGTGACGGTGCGGATTGGGTCGTACGACTCGGATTCGAGCTCGAGCCGTGGCGATGGAAGTCTGCAGCTTGCGCCCCAGGATAACGATCCGGCAGCGCTGCGGTATGCGCTGTGGACGGCTACGGATGAGGCCTATAAGAACGCCTTGCGGGCCTACTCCACCAAGCAGGCTACGCTGAAGCGGTTTGAGCAGCAGAGGACCGAGCAGGACTTTGCGCCGGCCAAGGCGGTAACGGCGATCGAGCCACTGGTACCGCTGGAGATCGACAGGGCGGAGTGGAAGAAGCGGCTGATTGAGGCGAGCGGGCTGTTTCTGGAGCAGCCGGGTGCGGCGCATATCGACTACTCGACCGCGAACGTGCGCGGGATTGCGGTGAACCGGTTCCTGGTGAATACGGAGGGGACGGTGCTGCGTCATGGGTACGCGGGGTATACGGACGCGATCTCGGTGGGGACGCAGGCTCCGGATGGGATGCGGCTTTCACGGGACAACGGATCGACGGCGGCCAAGGCGAGCGAATTGGAGTCTGCGGCGGCCTTCAAGAAGCGGGTTCTGGACGATTTGAAGAGTCTGGAGGAGTTGAGGAACGCTCCGGTGGTTTCGTCGGAGGATTATCACGGGCCTGTGCTGTTCTCGGGCGATGCCTCGGCGGATGTGATGAACAGGCTGTTTGTGCCGAATATTGAGGCCGACCGGCCGGAGCTGGGGACGACGGCTCGGACGCAGGGGGCGTATACGTCGAGCTACAGGTCGCGGGTACTGCCGGAGATTCTTTCCGTGACGGACGATCCGACGGAGAAGACGTTCGCCGGACAGACGCTGCTGGGGTCGTATACGACGGACGACGAGGGCGTGCCGGCTGAGGCGGTGGATGTGGTGATCCATGGGAAGCTGACGAACTACCTGATTGGGCGGACGCCGGTACGGGATTTCGCGAGCTCGAATGGGCATGGGCGCGCGGCTCCGGGACAGGCGGCGCATGCGCGTTCCGCGGTGATTACGTTCAAGCCGACCCAGGCAGTGCCCGCAGCCGAGATGCATGCGCGTCTGCTGGCGATGGCGCGAGAGCAGGGGCGCGATGTGTACGAGGTGGAGACGCTGGCCGGAGAGCTGGCTCCGCGTCTGCTGTACCTGGTGCATGCCAAGGATGGCTCGAAGGAGCTGGTGCGTGGGGCGGTCTTCGACGAGCTGGATAATCGGAGCTTGCGGTCGGATATTGTTGCGGCGGGGGACGATCCGTTTGTTGCGCAGACGCTGGGTGCGGTGCCGCAGACGACGATTACGCCATCGCTGCTGTTTGGGGACATCGGGGTGAAGAGGGCGACGGAAGAGCAGCAGAAGCTGCCTTACTATCCGCCGCCGGTGGTGAAGTAG
- a CDS encoding TonB-dependent receptor domain-containing protein, translating to MKKTLLVAATLAATLLGATRAKAQQDPAPQPPAPTPARATSTEQVTVTAQGETRDVQSIDQKILLEQTPGTSPIAVLNRLPSVSITSADPYGAYEWAVRISIRGFNQNQLGFTLDDVPLGDMSYGNLNGLHISRALIDENLGHAALSQGTGSLDTASTSNLGGAVQFYSTDPSDKRGFQATQSFGSFNGSRTFARYDTGLLKTHTRLFVDGVYQTSNKWRGDGPIRQSYFQFNTKLQQFVGSKGVLTVYADYSNRQEVDYQDENKVWVNTLGYKTDNFGDWKTALQAANAYNAQGGGGKVFAGISTAFPGSIPLLQPGGFGDLSNDPEDVGYYAAGGLRKDFLGYVNYKTALTDHLTSKTTVYGHHNNGAGLWYTPYVATYDVSGTAVSPISERTSEYRIARGGVISTLSYETPRNTLEGGVWFEKESFDLARRYYATTLDGPGRSIYDTPVFPFWTQWAYNFPTNLFQIHLQDQFKLTSAITLAAGFKTSETYTTGTLVGYNVGINLAPTDSTANYAQGKLTSGKPFLPQVGVNVKLNAANEVFASVAENVRAFQAGGKGFGTSPWGTTQAGFNALTSNLKSESSWSEEAGYRLTNNHVQAQASFFHVNFSNRLLAIQQGPGIAGNASILSNVGGVTTNGVDGAITTRLTSDWSFYNALTFSKSTYDSNYNASPTSVIQTGGKIAVDSPQVLYKTALTYSHRGFDAHMGADYMGKRYFTYTNDNSVGGRMLGEFGTSYHVDEVGPFDQLKLQLNVYNIASTKYWGTIGTNGFVASDPTSVNNNTLQPGAPRAITGTFSVKF from the coding sequence TTGAAGAAGACGCTCCTTGTCGCGGCCACTTTGGCTGCCACTCTGCTTGGCGCAACCCGCGCGAAAGCCCAGCAAGACCCTGCTCCTCAACCCCCGGCCCCCACCCCGGCCCGCGCTACCTCCACCGAGCAGGTCACCGTCACCGCGCAGGGTGAAACCCGCGACGTCCAGTCCATCGACCAGAAGATCCTCCTCGAGCAGACCCCCGGCACCTCGCCCATCGCCGTCCTCAACCGGCTCCCCTCCGTCTCCATCACCTCCGCCGACCCCTACGGCGCGTACGAGTGGGCCGTCCGCATCTCCATCCGCGGCTTCAACCAGAACCAGCTTGGCTTCACCCTCGACGACGTACCGCTCGGCGACATGTCCTACGGCAACCTCAACGGCCTGCACATCAGCCGCGCCCTCATCGACGAGAACCTCGGCCACGCCGCCCTCTCGCAGGGCACCGGCTCCCTCGACACCGCCTCCACCTCCAACCTCGGCGGCGCCGTCCAGTTCTACTCCACCGACCCCTCCGACAAGCGCGGCTTCCAGGCCACCCAGTCCTTCGGCAGCTTCAACGGCTCCCGCACCTTCGCCCGCTACGACACCGGCCTCCTCAAAACCCACACCCGCCTCTTTGTCGACGGCGTCTACCAGACCTCCAACAAGTGGCGCGGCGACGGACCCATCCGCCAGAGCTACTTCCAGTTCAACACCAAGCTCCAGCAGTTCGTCGGCTCCAAGGGCGTCCTCACCGTCTACGCCGACTACTCCAACCGTCAGGAAGTCGACTACCAGGACGAGAACAAGGTCTGGGTCAACACCCTCGGCTACAAGACAGACAACTTCGGCGACTGGAAGACAGCCCTCCAGGCCGCCAACGCCTATAACGCCCAGGGCGGCGGCGGTAAGGTCTTCGCCGGTATCTCCACAGCCTTCCCAGGCAGCATCCCGCTCCTTCAGCCCGGCGGCTTCGGTGACCTCTCCAACGACCCCGAAGACGTCGGCTACTACGCCGCCGGCGGCCTCCGCAAGGACTTCCTCGGCTACGTCAACTACAAGACCGCCCTCACCGACCACCTCACCTCGAAGACCACCGTCTACGGCCACCACAACAACGGCGCCGGCCTCTGGTACACCCCCTACGTCGCCACCTACGACGTAAGCGGCACCGCCGTCTCCCCCATCTCCGAACGCACCTCCGAGTACCGTATCGCGCGCGGCGGCGTCATCAGCACCCTCTCCTACGAGACCCCGCGCAACACCCTCGAAGGCGGTGTCTGGTTCGAAAAGGAAAGCTTCGACCTCGCCCGCCGTTACTACGCCACCACCCTCGACGGCCCCGGCCGCTCCATCTACGACACCCCCGTCTTCCCCTTCTGGACCCAGTGGGCCTATAACTTCCCCACCAACCTCTTCCAGATCCACCTCCAGGATCAGTTCAAGCTCACCTCCGCCATCACCCTCGCCGCCGGCTTCAAGACCAGCGAGACCTACACCACCGGAACCCTCGTCGGCTACAACGTAGGCATCAACCTCGCCCCCACCGACTCCACCGCCAACTACGCGCAGGGCAAGCTCACCTCCGGCAAGCCCTTCCTCCCGCAGGTCGGAGTCAACGTCAAGCTCAACGCTGCCAACGAGGTCTTCGCCAGCGTCGCCGAAAACGTCCGCGCCTTCCAGGCCGGCGGCAAGGGCTTCGGCACCTCGCCCTGGGGAACCACGCAGGCCGGCTTCAACGCCCTCACCAGCAACCTCAAGTCCGAATCCTCCTGGAGCGAAGAGGCCGGATACCGCCTCACCAACAACCACGTCCAGGCCCAGGCCAGCTTCTTCCACGTCAACTTCTCCAACCGCCTCCTCGCCATCCAGCAGGGCCCCGGCATCGCCGGCAACGCGTCCATCCTCTCCAACGTAGGCGGCGTCACCACCAACGGCGTCGACGGAGCCATCACCACCCGCCTCACCTCCGACTGGAGCTTCTACAACGCCCTCACCTTCTCCAAGTCGACCTACGACTCCAACTACAACGCCAGCCCCACCTCGGTCATCCAGACCGGCGGCAAGATCGCCGTCGACTCCCCGCAGGTCCTCTACAAAACCGCCCTCACCTACTCCCACCGGGGCTTCGACGCCCACATGGGAGCCGACTACATGGGCAAGCGCTACTTCACCTACACCAACGACAACTCGGTCGGCGGCCGCATGCTCGGCGAGTTCGGCACCAGCTACCACGTCGACGAGGTCGGCCCCTTCGACCAGCTCAAGCTCCAGCTCAACGTCTACAACATCGCCAGCACCAAGTACTGGGGCACCATCGGCACAAACGGCTTCGTCGCCAGCGATCCCACCTCGGTCAACAACAACACCCTCCAGCCCGGCGCCCCCCGCGCCATCACCGGCACCTTCAGCGTCAAGTTCTAA
- a CDS encoding TetR/AcrR family transcriptional regulator, with the protein MARARSPEKRTAILEAAIAEIADVGLSATTARIAERAGIATGTLFTYFPNKEDLLNVLYLELKEEALTRINQAYPQTASLEARARHVWRAYLSWWIESPSRRMVSVYLNLSNLITPKTRKRTIQSRTVIEKMLSDLEARNGLKEMPAGYAASLMSAMQEATMDFIAKDPRHREALIENGFQIFWRAVR; encoded by the coding sequence ATGGCCCGCGCACGGAGTCCCGAAAAACGAACGGCCATCCTCGAAGCGGCCATCGCGGAGATCGCCGACGTAGGCCTGTCCGCGACCACCGCCCGCATCGCCGAACGCGCCGGCATCGCCACCGGAACCCTCTTCACCTACTTCCCCAACAAGGAAGATCTCCTCAACGTGCTCTACCTGGAGCTCAAGGAAGAAGCCCTCACCCGTATCAACCAGGCCTACCCGCAAACCGCCAGCCTCGAAGCGCGCGCTCGCCACGTCTGGAGAGCCTATCTCTCCTGGTGGATCGAATCCCCCAGCCGCCGCATGGTTTCGGTGTACCTGAACCTCTCGAACCTCATCACGCCAAAGACCAGGAAACGCACCATCCAGTCCCGCACCGTGATCGAGAAGATGCTCAGCGACCTCGAAGCCCGTAACGGCCTCAAGGAGATGCCCGCGGGCTACGCGGCATCTCTCATGTCCGCCATGCAGGAGGCCACGATGGACTTCATCGCCAAAGACCCCAGGCACCGCGAAGCCCTCATCGAAAACGGCTTCCAGATCTTCTGGCGCGCCGTCCGCTAA
- a CDS encoding SDR family NAD(P)-dependent oxidoreductase, with the protein MPKIWLITGSGNGLGRDIAEAALAAGHSVVAAARRPEQLAPLVEQYGNRITPITLEVREESAAIAAVQTAVDTYGRLDVLVNNAGYGHFAPFEQTSPEDFKAVVDTCFYGVVYTTRAAIPIMRAQRGGHIFQVSSIGGRIAYPANSPYHAAKWAVGGFSDSVGLEVAPFGVKICTLEPGGIRTNWAQRAGENTPDLLPDYEPTVGPMMKLLNAVRGHSEGDPKRIAQVILKLAHSDDVPKRLILGVDAVTRVRDVEEARASEAAKWSEVTHSTVFPDAIPIADLLKN; encoded by the coding sequence ATGCCCAAGATCTGGCTCATCACAGGAAGTGGAAACGGCCTAGGACGCGACATCGCCGAAGCCGCCCTCGCCGCAGGCCACAGCGTCGTCGCCGCCGCCCGTCGCCCCGAACAACTCGCCCCGCTCGTAGAACAATACGGCAACCGCATCACCCCCATAACCCTCGAGGTCCGCGAAGAGTCCGCCGCGATCGCCGCCGTCCAAACCGCCGTAGACACCTACGGACGCCTCGACGTCCTCGTCAACAACGCTGGCTACGGCCACTTCGCCCCCTTCGAGCAGACAAGCCCCGAAGACTTCAAGGCCGTCGTCGACACCTGCTTCTACGGCGTCGTCTACACCACGCGCGCCGCCATTCCCATCATGCGCGCGCAGCGCGGCGGCCACATCTTCCAGGTCTCCTCCATCGGTGGGCGCATCGCCTATCCCGCCAACTCGCCTTACCATGCCGCCAAGTGGGCCGTAGGCGGATTCAGCGACTCGGTCGGCCTCGAAGTCGCTCCCTTCGGCGTCAAGATCTGCACGCTCGAACCCGGCGGCATCCGCACCAACTGGGCCCAGCGCGCCGGTGAAAATACCCCAGACCTCCTGCCCGACTACGAGCCCACCGTAGGCCCCATGATGAAGCTCCTCAACGCCGTCCGGGGCCACTCCGAGGGCGACCCCAAACGCATCGCCCAGGTCATCCTCAAGCTCGCCCATAGCGATGACGTCCCCAAGCGCCTCATCCTCGGTGTGGACGCCGTAACCCGCGTCCGCGACGTCGAAGAAGCCCGAGCCTCCGAAGCCGCGAAGTGGAGCGAAGTCACCCACTCCACCGTCTTCCCCGACGCCATCCCCATCGCCGACCTACTCAAGAACTAG
- a CDS encoding metallopeptidase TldD-related protein, protein MPKYHPVSLLLALALLPAARAAGPADVPKTAPDSKLMTALETELTRAMNTLGNDPAAKAKSPKPYFLSYAVADASSLTMSAQFGALTSSNQSHTRTADVQVRLGEPALDNTHGDHRNSALSTIPLPLTDDPAALSRSLWYATNRGYGRALDSFLKVKTEQQVRAKEEDVSADFSTEQPKTDMLPASPALTVDKAVWEGRLRELSGLFKKFPDVFFNNVNLQASTETDYFVSSEGAKVSTPSHVARLVIVARTRAADGMDLFRVETFESDEAGHLPEQKVLIEKTLAMAQNLVALRNAPITEPYNGPAILSGRASAVFFHEVLGHRLEGQRQRGDEEGQTFTRLLNKPILPTFLSVADDPTLATFEGHPLSGHYVYDDEGQPARRVDLIQDGVLKTFLMSRLPIASFSHSNGHGRAETGRMPTGRQGNLIVTSTKTESDKALRAQLIEEAKKQGKAYGLYFEDISSGFAVTTRRSPQAFQVIPLVVYRVYVDGRPDELVRGVSIVGTPQAALNRILATNDKPDIFNGICGAESGSIPVSAVAPAMLVSEIETQRQSQGIARPPILPPPSDGK, encoded by the coding sequence ATGCCCAAGTACCACCCCGTTTCCCTGCTCCTCGCCCTTGCCCTTCTGCCTGCCGCTCGTGCGGCTGGCCCTGCCGACGTGCCGAAGACGGCTCCAGACTCGAAGCTGATGACGGCGCTGGAGACGGAGCTGACGCGCGCCATGAACACGCTGGGGAACGATCCGGCGGCGAAGGCCAAGTCGCCCAAGCCTTACTTTTTGTCGTATGCGGTGGCGGATGCGAGCAGCCTGACGATGTCGGCGCAGTTTGGGGCTTTGACGAGCTCGAACCAATCGCATACGCGGACGGCCGACGTGCAGGTGAGGCTGGGGGAGCCGGCTCTCGACAATACGCATGGTGACCATCGGAACTCGGCGTTGTCGACGATTCCGCTGCCGCTGACGGACGATCCGGCGGCGCTGTCGCGGTCGCTCTGGTATGCGACGAACCGGGGGTACGGGCGAGCACTGGACAGCTTTTTGAAGGTGAAGACGGAGCAGCAGGTTCGGGCGAAGGAAGAGGACGTTTCGGCGGACTTTTCGACCGAGCAGCCGAAGACGGATATGCTGCCTGCTTCGCCGGCTCTGACGGTGGACAAGGCGGTGTGGGAGGGGCGGCTGCGGGAGCTTTCGGGGCTGTTCAAGAAGTTTCCGGATGTGTTCTTCAACAATGTGAACCTGCAGGCTTCGACGGAGACGGATTATTTTGTTTCTTCCGAAGGCGCTAAGGTTTCTACGCCATCGCATGTGGCCCGGCTGGTGATTGTGGCCAGGACGCGGGCGGCGGATGGGATGGACCTGTTCCGCGTGGAGACGTTTGAATCCGATGAGGCCGGGCATCTGCCGGAGCAGAAGGTTCTGATCGAGAAGACGTTGGCCATGGCTCAGAATCTTGTTGCACTGCGGAATGCTCCGATTACGGAGCCCTATAACGGGCCCGCCATTCTTTCGGGGAGGGCGTCTGCGGTGTTCTTCCATGAGGTGCTGGGACATCGGCTGGAGGGGCAGAGGCAGCGCGGCGATGAGGAAGGGCAGACGTTTACGCGGCTTCTGAATAAGCCGATTCTGCCTACGTTCCTGTCGGTCGCGGACGATCCTACGCTCGCTACGTTTGAGGGGCATCCGCTTTCGGGGCACTATGTGTATGACGATGAAGGGCAGCCAGCACGACGGGTGGACCTGATCCAGGACGGCGTTCTGAAGACGTTTCTGATGTCGCGTTTGCCGATTGCGAGCTTCTCGCATTCGAACGGGCATGGACGCGCGGAGACGGGCAGGATGCCTACGGGGCGGCAGGGGAACCTGATCGTCACGAGCACGAAGACGGAGAGTGACAAGGCGCTGCGGGCGCAGTTGATTGAAGAGGCGAAGAAGCAGGGTAAGGCTTACGGGCTTTACTTTGAAGACATCAGCTCGGGGTTCGCGGTGACGACGCGGCGGTCGCCGCAGGCGTTCCAGGTGATTCCGCTGGTGGTGTATCGGGTGTATGTGGATGGAAGGCCGGATGAGCTGGTGCGGGGCGTGTCGATTGTGGGAACTCCGCAGGCGGCGCTGAACCGGATTCTGGCGACGAACGACAAGCCGGATATCTTCAATGGTATCTGCGGGGCGGAGTCGGGATCGATTCCGGTGAGCGCGGTGGCTCCGGCGATGCTGGTTTCGGAGATCGAGACGCAGAGGCAGTCGCAGGGGATCGCACGGCCTCCGATCTTGCCACCTCCTTCGGACGGCAAGTAG
- a CDS encoding ankyrin repeat domain-containing protein — translation MHRLLRSASVAGASDVLVNLMDVLCEAGADAGATARAAAVHEERRALEALIRRGVRVDLALAAALHRFSEFVRLLPVATGEERHLAFAVASQYGGVEMVRMLLDAWEYPNRYNPVGGHSHGTPLHQTAGFGYLELVRLLVERGGQTDWKDVLWGGTPEDWARHEGRVEVAESLREVDEAMSKATADPLQG, via the coding sequence ATGCATCGGCTGCTTCGATCTGCGAGTGTGGCGGGTGCGTCTGACGTCCTGGTGAATTTGATGGACGTGCTGTGTGAGGCGGGGGCGGATGCCGGGGCCACGGCACGGGCGGCGGCTGTCCACGAGGAACGAAGGGCGTTGGAGGCTTTGATCCGGCGGGGGGTTCGGGTGGATCTGGCATTGGCGGCGGCTTTGCACCGGTTTTCGGAGTTTGTGCGGTTGTTGCCGGTAGCGACGGGTGAGGAGCGGCACCTGGCTTTCGCGGTCGCCTCGCAGTATGGGGGGGTAGAGATGGTGCGGATGTTGCTGGATGCCTGGGAGTATCCGAACCGGTATAACCCCGTGGGAGGGCACTCGCATGGCACGCCCCTGCACCAGACGGCGGGGTTTGGGTATTTGGAGCTGGTGAGACTGCTGGTGGAGCGAGGGGGGCAGACGGATTGGAAGGATGTGCTTTGGGGTGGGACTCCGGAGGATTGGGCGCGGCACGAGGGGAGGGTGGAGGTCGCGGAGTCTTTGCGGGAGGTGGATGAGGCGATGTCAAAAGCAACCGCAGATCCCCTGCAGGGATGA